One genomic region from Natrinema caseinilyticum encodes:
- a CDS encoding ABC transporter permease subunit yields MSTLEVAKKDFLDVRRAKMIWFVGGLYAFFLALLFFVGQNNVPNPDVKNTLWNLTGTGAMIIPLIALVSAYLAIAGERESGSVKFLLSIPNSRRDVVLGKYLTRTTIVTVSILGSFLIGAVLSLLWYPTFEATFFVGIAALTVLYALTYVAVAIGISAATSSRSRAMGGAIGFFFVTNVLNLLGPLRLAIEYLFNDLAGLDIAANQIRFVQSLISPTVAYVNSTGLVFPDGFRSVPPDIPWFLEGEVMVVIQLVWLVVPIALGLWTFERAGLG; encoded by the coding sequence ATGAGCACCCTCGAGGTCGCGAAGAAGGACTTCCTCGACGTCCGGCGGGCCAAGATGATCTGGTTCGTCGGCGGGCTCTACGCCTTCTTCCTGGCGCTGCTGTTCTTCGTCGGACAGAACAACGTTCCGAATCCGGACGTCAAGAACACGCTGTGGAACTTGACCGGGACCGGTGCGATGATCATCCCGTTGATCGCCCTCGTCTCGGCGTACCTCGCGATCGCCGGCGAACGCGAGTCCGGCAGCGTGAAGTTTCTCCTGTCGATACCCAACAGCCGTCGCGACGTCGTTCTCGGGAAGTACCTGACGCGAACGACCATCGTTACGGTCTCGATCCTCGGTTCGTTCCTGATCGGCGCCGTCCTCTCGCTGCTCTGGTACCCGACGTTCGAGGCGACGTTCTTCGTCGGTATCGCGGCACTGACGGTCCTCTATGCGCTCACCTACGTCGCCGTCGCGATCGGGATCTCCGCCGCGACGTCGTCTCGCTCCCGTGCGATGGGCGGCGCGATCGGCTTCTTCTTCGTGACCAACGTGTTGAACCTGCTCGGACCGCTTCGACTCGCTATCGAGTACCTGTTCAACGACCTCGCGGGGCTCGATATCGCTGCGAATCAGATCCGCTTCGTGCAGTCACTGATCAGTCCGACAGTTGCGTACGTAAATTCGACCGGCCTCGTCTTCCCCGACGGGTTCCGGTCCGTTCCGCCAGATATCCCCTGGTTTCTCGAGGGCGAGGTGATGGTCGTCATCCAGCTCGTCTGGCTCGTCGTCCCGATCGCACTCGGTCTCTGGACGTTCGAGCGCGCCGGCCTCGGGTGA
- a CDS encoding ABC transporter ATP-binding protein, with amino-acid sequence MTAIQTTELTKRYGKSVLAVDDLDLTVEEGEVFGFLGPNGAGKSTTINMLLDFVRPTDGTATVLGLDAQTESDEIRHRIGVLPEDASLYDRLTAREHLKWVIDTKGADDDPGSMLKRVGLYDDGYRPVGEYSKGMAQRLGYAMALVGDPELLILDEPSSGLDPSARQKMRNSIQKQAARGTTVFFSSHILGEVESVCDRVGIMKEGSLIATGTINDLQGELDLDATITLEVERAPKNLALHRLDGVRSASITGTTITVTCTDSASKVDVVRHIASATEIHDIISENVSLEQLFNTYTNGEQRDGEKPAIEVSA; translated from the coding sequence ATGACCGCTATTCAAACAACCGAACTTACCAAACGCTATGGCAAGTCGGTCCTCGCTGTCGACGATCTCGACCTGACCGTCGAGGAGGGGGAAGTGTTCGGATTCCTCGGTCCGAACGGCGCGGGGAAGTCGACGACGATCAATATGCTCCTCGATTTCGTCCGACCGACCGACGGAACGGCGACGGTGCTCGGCCTCGACGCACAGACCGAGAGCGACGAGATCCGCCATCGGATCGGCGTGCTTCCGGAAGATGCGAGCCTGTACGACCGGCTCACCGCACGCGAACACCTCAAGTGGGTCATCGACACGAAAGGAGCCGACGACGATCCAGGGTCGATGCTCAAACGCGTCGGCCTGTACGACGACGGATACCGGCCCGTCGGGGAATACTCGAAAGGGATGGCCCAGCGGCTGGGGTACGCCATGGCGCTGGTCGGCGATCCGGAGTTGCTGATTCTGGACGAACCCTCGTCCGGACTGGACCCGTCGGCGCGACAAAAGATGCGCAACAGTATACAGAAGCAAGCCGCCAGGGGGACGACCGTCTTCTTCTCGAGTCACATTCTCGGTGAAGTCGAATCCGTCTGCGACCGGGTCGGAATCATGAAGGAGGGAAGTCTGATCGCGACCGGGACGATCAACGATCTGCAGGGCGAACTCGACCTCGACGCGACGATCACGCTCGAGGTCGAACGAGCCCCGAAAAACCTCGCACTTCACCGGCTCGACGGCGTCCGATCGGCCAGCATCACGGGGACGACGATCACCGTGACCTGTACCGACTCCGCGAGCAAGGTCGACGTCGTCCGTCACATCGCGTCCGCGACGGAGATACACGACATCATCTCCGAGAACGTCTCGCTCGAGCAACTGTTCAATACGTACACGAACGGGGAGCAACGGGACGGGGAGAAACCGGCCATCGAGGTGTCGGCATGA
- a CDS encoding ABC transporter permease subunit: MSTYAVAKKDFLDVWRSRIIWSVSVLYVSVVVLFLYTEKNTVSNPDVQSALVNLTDVGAMFIPLVALVSAYLAIAGERESQSIKYLLSVPNSRRDIVIGKYLSRATMVSISIICAFLIGGGLALNWYATLDPELFASIAALTLLYTLTYVAVGIGISAMASSRSRAMVGAIGFFFVTNVLNLFGPLERTLKFLLNDLAGLGVPDLHIKFVQVLISPTAAYLVATPLVFPRQSIPASTPWYMRGEVAIAILVAWIVFPVVIGLWRFKRIDIS, encoded by the coding sequence ATGAGCACGTACGCCGTCGCGAAGAAGGACTTCCTCGACGTCTGGCGATCCCGGATTATCTGGTCCGTGAGCGTACTGTACGTTTCCGTCGTGGTTCTGTTTTTGTACACCGAAAAAAACACCGTTTCGAACCCGGACGTACAAAGCGCGCTGGTGAATCTGACCGATGTCGGTGCGATGTTCATCCCGCTGGTCGCCCTCGTCTCGGCGTACCTCGCGATCGCCGGCGAACGCGAGTCCCAGAGTATCAAGTACCTGCTGTCGGTCCCGAACAGTCGTCGCGACATCGTCATCGGAAAGTATCTGTCCCGGGCGACCATGGTCTCCATCTCGATTATCTGTGCGTTTCTGATCGGCGGGGGACTCGCACTCAACTGGTATGCCACGCTCGATCCCGAACTCTTCGCCAGCATCGCGGCCCTGACGCTCCTCTATACGCTGACCTACGTCGCCGTCGGGATCGGTATTTCCGCCATGGCGTCCTCCCGATCGCGTGCGATGGTCGGCGCGATCGGCTTCTTCTTCGTGACCAACGTGTTGAACCTCTTTGGGCCGCTAGAGCGGACCCTGAAATTCCTCCTGAACGATCTCGCCGGCCTCGGAGTGCCCGATTTGCACATCAAGTTCGTTCAGGTTCTCATCAGTCCGACAGCCGCGTACCTCGTCGCGACACCGCTCGTGTTTCCGCGGCAGTCGATTCCGGCCAGCACGCCGTGGTATATGCGGGGAGAAGTCGCGATCGCCATCCTGGTCGCCTGGATCGTGTTTCCGGTGGTGATCGGTCTCTGGCGATTCAAGCGCATCGACATCAGTTGA
- a CDS encoding NAD(P)-dependent glycerol-1-phosphate dehydrogenase has translation MFEKSTWIRLPRNVVVGHGVRSEVVDVVDDLHLQGRPLFVTSPTPREVAADPIAADFEAAGIEPAIVTIEKATFDAVERVIEIAETEAATYLVGIGGGKAIDIAKLASYHLEMGFLSVPTAASHDGIVSNRGSVPDGDSRHSVAAEPPLAVVADTGILANAPWELTTAGCADIISNYTAVMDWRLAKRLQDVEYSEYAAALSEMTAEILVDNADLIRPGLEESAWIVTKALMSSGVAMSIAGSSRPASGAEHLFSHQLDRLAPGAALHGHQVGVGSIMTAYLHGGDRGIWRDIRAALSSIDAPTTAAELGIDDETVVEALTTCHEIRDRYTILGDGMNERAARDVATKTGVID, from the coding sequence ATGTTCGAGAAGTCGACGTGGATCCGCCTCCCGCGAAACGTTGTCGTTGGTCACGGCGTTCGCAGCGAGGTCGTCGACGTGGTCGACGATCTCCATCTGCAGGGGCGGCCGCTGTTCGTCACGAGTCCGACGCCTCGAGAGGTCGCCGCGGACCCGATCGCGGCCGACTTCGAAGCCGCTGGAATCGAGCCAGCCATCGTTACGATCGAAAAGGCGACGTTCGACGCTGTCGAGCGCGTAATCGAGATCGCCGAAACGGAGGCGGCCACGTACCTCGTCGGAATCGGCGGCGGCAAAGCGATCGACATCGCGAAACTCGCGAGCTACCACCTCGAGATGGGCTTTCTCTCCGTCCCGACCGCGGCGAGCCACGACGGAATCGTCAGCAATCGCGGCTCCGTCCCGGACGGGGATTCGCGCCACAGCGTCGCCGCCGAGCCACCGCTCGCGGTCGTCGCCGATACCGGCATTCTCGCCAATGCGCCGTGGGAGCTGACGACGGCTGGCTGTGCCGACATCATCTCCAACTACACCGCCGTGATGGACTGGCGGCTCGCAAAGCGGTTACAAGACGTCGAGTACTCCGAGTACGCGGCCGCCCTCTCGGAAATGACCGCCGAAATCCTCGTGGACAACGCCGACCTGATCCGGCCGGGGCTAGAGGAGTCGGCCTGGATCGTCACGAAGGCGCTCATGTCATCGGGCGTCGCGATGAGCATCGCCGGCTCGTCGCGGCCAGCGAGCGGCGCCGAACACCTCTTTTCTCATCAACTCGACCGGCTGGCGCCCGGCGCCGCCCTCCACGGTCATCAGGTCGGTGTCGGCTCGATCATGACCGCGTATCTCCACGGCGGGGATCGAGGTATCTGGCGAGATATCCGGGCCGCGCTCTCGAGTATCGACGCCCCGACGACCGCAGCCGAACTCGGCATCGACGACGAGACCGTCGTCGAGGCGCTGACGACCTGCCACGAGATCCGCGATCGCTACACGATCCTCGGCGACGGGATGAACGAGCGAGCGGCTCGAGACGTCGCGACGAAAACCGGCGTCATCGACTGA
- a CDS encoding peptidase has translation MGRLYGVYSLRRDGDTEHRSRGTYRVLFLVGIGAGIALTRSGLLETTEATLSAVYPTLAAVTPLVWTPVFAGSIVVVLATYLGIFPYARTRRGLEISAATAVARLAKYLLALTLFVLGVFGLASVLLSASDPHPVLIPVVFVVLTIGVYSWSQYRIRLTQAISEPTDDHRQRLATAADRASLTATIEGVFPGRETEVAGLYLDGPFWNRRVYATDHAFDVLDDDELTALCARLSAADEAKILERQALTVSVAFGLFVTLSVWVSFLLALAGVVLAWLLLTRHLQRVEFAADRRAARAAEADSLTSAYETGQNLSDDRSRVHERLASTPSRARRLERLREMEA, from the coding sequence GTGGGAAGACTGTACGGGGTGTACTCGCTTCGACGAGACGGCGACACCGAACACCGATCGCGCGGGACGTACCGAGTCCTGTTTCTCGTCGGAATCGGGGCCGGAATCGCCCTTACGCGTTCCGGACTGCTCGAGACGACCGAGGCCACGCTGTCGGCCGTCTATCCGACACTGGCAGCCGTGACGCCGCTCGTCTGGACCCCCGTATTCGCCGGTTCGATCGTCGTTGTCCTCGCGACGTACCTCGGAATCTTCCCGTACGCACGAACGCGTCGCGGACTCGAAATCAGCGCCGCGACAGCGGTCGCCCGTCTCGCCAAGTATCTCCTCGCACTGACACTCTTCGTACTCGGGGTGTTCGGACTCGCGTCGGTGCTCCTCAGTGCGTCGGACCCACATCCAGTGCTGATCCCGGTCGTCTTCGTGGTCCTCACGATCGGCGTCTACAGCTGGTCACAGTACCGAATACGGCTTACCCAAGCGATTTCGGAGCCGACCGACGATCACCGGCAGCGACTGGCGACCGCGGCCGATCGGGCCTCCCTGACGGCGACGATCGAGGGCGTATTTCCGGGTCGTGAAACCGAGGTAGCCGGTCTCTATCTCGACGGACCGTTCTGGAACAGGCGCGTGTATGCAACCGATCACGCGTTCGACGTCCTCGACGACGACGAATTAACGGCGCTGTGTGCGCGTCTGAGCGCCGCCGACGAAGCGAAGATCCTCGAGCGACAGGCGCTCACCGTCAGTGTGGCCTTCGGCCTGTTCGTAACGCTGTCCGTCTGGGTCTCGTTTCTGCTCGCACTCGCGGGCGTCGTCCTCGCGTGGCTGCTCCTCACCCGGCACCTCCAGCGCGTCGAGTTCGCCGCCGACCGCCGCGCGGCTCGAGCGGCCGAGGCCGATAGCCTCACGAGCGCGTACGAAACCGGCCAGAACCTGTCCGACGATCGGAGCCGGGTCCACGAACGGCTCGCATCGACGCCGTCGAGGGCACGACGGCTCGAGCGACTTCGAGAGATGGAAGCCTGA
- a CDS encoding NAD-dependent epimerase/dehydratase family protein — MDTALVIGGTRFIGRHLVAELLDHGYDVTLLTRGNRENPYADDDRVDHVEGDRTNETVLEAAATTVDPDAVFDCVVYHPSDVRAATRIFDDSEAYVYVSSGAAYGREEIPKREGETPLETCTAEQAVDDTFETYGNRKAEGDRAAFAAAEDGVRAMVVRPPIVYGPHDYTERLDWWIDRVNRFDRILVPGDGTNLRHRVYVADVASALRLVAERGAAGEAYNVGDRRLVTLAEMIELIAESLGNVADSPTEHANGEQSEPRAGDVELVHAGPRELAAGGLELDDYPLYRTYPHVLSTAKLAALGWESTPLVEAMDRTVEDHLESDRNGDEIGPDREAEERVLGILETF; from the coding sequence ATGGACACCGCGCTCGTCATCGGCGGCACTCGCTTCATCGGTCGGCACCTCGTCGCCGAACTGCTGGATCACGGATACGACGTGACGCTACTCACTCGAGGTAATCGCGAGAATCCGTACGCGGACGACGACCGCGTCGACCACGTCGAGGGCGACAGGACGAACGAGACGGTTCTCGAGGCGGCCGCGACGACGGTCGATCCCGACGCGGTCTTCGACTGCGTCGTCTATCACCCGAGTGACGTCCGGGCTGCAACCCGGATATTCGACGATTCCGAGGCCTACGTCTACGTTTCGAGCGGTGCAGCGTACGGCCGCGAAGAGATTCCCAAGCGGGAAGGCGAAACGCCGCTCGAGACGTGTACGGCCGAACAAGCGGTCGATGACACCTTCGAAACCTACGGCAATCGAAAGGCCGAGGGCGATCGGGCGGCGTTCGCGGCGGCCGAGGACGGAGTCCGTGCGATGGTCGTCCGCCCGCCGATCGTCTACGGGCCACACGACTACACCGAACGGCTGGACTGGTGGATCGACCGCGTCAACCGCTTCGACCGCATCCTCGTTCCGGGGGACGGGACGAATCTCCGCCACCGCGTCTACGTCGCGGACGTCGCCAGCGCGCTCCGGCTCGTCGCCGAACGCGGCGCGGCCGGCGAGGCCTACAACGTCGGCGACCGGCGGCTCGTGACGCTCGCGGAGATGATCGAGTTGATCGCCGAGTCGCTGGGTAACGTGGCGGACAGCCCCACGGAACACGCGAACGGCGAGCAGAGCGAGCCGAGAGCGGGCGACGTCGAACTCGTCCACGCCGGCCCCCGCGAACTCGCGGCCGGCGGGCTCGAACTCGACGACTATCCGCTCTACCGGACCTACCCGCACGTCCTCTCGACGGCAAAACTCGCCGCACTGGGCTGGGAGTCGACACCGCTCGTGGAGGCGATGGACCGGACGGTCGAAGATCACCTCGAGAGCGACCGGAACGGGGACGAAATCGGTCCGGACCGAGAGGCCGAAGAGCGCGTACTCGGCATTCTCGAGACGTTCTGA
- a CDS encoding RAD55 family ATPase, with protein MSEQLWTERAPEYPLECDHCHYPIPGEPEETDEGRYCSVACREAAATDSSMTDPHAYKRIATGVEPVDSLVPNGIPADSFLLLLGDEGTRRAELGTELAWRALERGEPAIVVSFANPPTATLERFYQNGWNVLPALENDRLRVIDCYTHRLDDRSEFLDRRNEWTAFVGEAAEDAIVEVRDPTDRRELTNSLYGALDDLEMTETGLVTLDSLDELESLLQDRQMHELINDIRATICKARFVPVVAAASTANEDEHPEAEYVFDGIVDLRLTDQFAPDARLKQLAVRKLIGAQILPQWVAYDYEPTRGLFAFGPNGDARQRYDLGNGSQQSNQPQ; from the coding sequence ATGTCAGAACAGCTCTGGACAGAGCGCGCTCCCGAGTACCCGCTCGAGTGTGACCACTGTCACTATCCGATTCCCGGCGAACCCGAGGAGACCGACGAGGGTCGGTACTGTTCGGTCGCCTGTCGCGAAGCCGCCGCCACCGATTCCTCCATGACCGACCCCCACGCCTACAAGCGGATCGCGACGGGCGTCGAACCCGTCGATTCGCTCGTCCCGAACGGCATCCCGGCGGACTCGTTTCTCCTGTTGCTGGGCGACGAGGGAACCCGACGCGCCGAACTCGGGACCGAACTCGCCTGGCGAGCGCTCGAGCGGGGCGAACCCGCCATCGTCGTCTCCTTTGCCAATCCGCCGACGGCGACGCTCGAACGATTCTATCAGAACGGCTGGAACGTCCTCCCGGCGCTCGAGAACGACCGATTGCGAGTCATCGACTGCTACACGCATCGGCTCGACGACCGGTCCGAGTTCCTCGATCGCCGCAACGAGTGGACGGCGTTCGTCGGCGAAGCCGCCGAAGACGCGATCGTCGAGGTGCGCGATCCCACCGACCGTCGCGAACTGACCAACAGTCTGTACGGCGCACTCGACGACCTCGAGATGACCGAGACCGGGCTGGTCACGTTGGACTCGCTGGACGAACTCGAGTCGCTGCTCCAGGACCGGCAGATGCACGAGTTGATCAACGACATTCGGGCCACGATCTGTAAAGCCCGATTCGTCCCGGTCGTCGCCGCCGCCTCGACGGCGAACGAAGACGAGCATCCGGAGGCAGAGTACGTTTTCGACGGGATCGTCGATCTCAGACTGACGGACCAGTTCGCGCCGGACGCCCGGCTCAAACAGCTCGCAGTGCGCAAACTGATCGGCGCTCAGATCCTGCCCCAGTGGGTCGCCTACGACTACGAACCGACCCGCGGGCTGTTCGCGTTCGGCCCAAACGGCGACGCGCGACAGCGGTACGATCTCGGAAACGGTTCTCAACAGTCGAACCAGCCACAGTAG
- a CDS encoding peroxidase-related enzyme (This protein belongs to a clade of uncharacterized proteins related to peroxidases such as the alkylhydroperoxidase AhpD.): MGQFPVPAFEDLPADLQDRIVEETDSAGFTPNVFSAFAYKPSHFRAFFEYHDALVEDTALEREEIEMIVVAVSGVNHCYYCNVAHGALVRIYADDPTLADQLIANYRTADIDDAHRTMLDVAVKLTERPMEVEPADLEALREAGFSEEAIWDIGAVTAYYNLSNRMATFAEMLPNDEFHTLGR, from the coding sequence ATGGGTCAATTTCCCGTGCCGGCGTTCGAGGACCTGCCCGCGGACCTCCAGGATCGAATCGTCGAAGAGACCGACAGCGCCGGATTCACGCCGAACGTGTTCTCGGCGTTCGCGTACAAACCTTCGCACTTCCGGGCGTTTTTCGAGTACCACGACGCGCTCGTCGAAGACACCGCTCTCGAGCGCGAAGAGATCGAGATGATCGTCGTCGCCGTCTCCGGCGTCAACCACTGTTACTACTGCAACGTCGCCCACGGGGCGCTCGTTCGCATCTACGCCGACGATCCGACGTTAGCCGACCAGCTGATCGCGAACTACCGGACGGCCGATATCGACGATGCCCACCGGACGATGCTCGACGTGGCCGTCAAACTCACCGAGCGGCCGATGGAGGTCGAACCCGCCGACCTCGAGGCTCTGCGCGAGGCCGGTTTCAGCGAAGAGGCTATCTGGGACATCGGCGCCGTCACCGCCTACTACAACCTGAGCAATCGCATGGCGACCTTCGCAGAAATGCTGCCGAACGACGAGTTTCACACGCTCGGCCGGTAG